The nucleotide window AAGAGTCGCACGCTGTCGCCCTGCGTGATCTGCGGCGTGATGCGCAGGGTGATGCCCACGTCGCGTCGATCGATCTGACTGAAGGTGTTGGCGAGGTTCGTCTCGTTCGTCGAGCGGCTGCTCACGAACGGAACGTTCTGGCCGACGACGATCTCGGCTTCTTCGTTGTCCGACGTGAGGATGTTCGGCGAGGAGAGGACGTTGATGTCGGAGTTGCCTTCGAGGGCTGAGATCATCGCGATGCCGGCGGGGACTTCGGTCCCGTCGGGGAGCTGGATGACCTGCTGGCTCACGAGTGCGCCGAGGAGTCCGGGCACGGCGCCGAGCGCGGCCGTATTGCCGGTCGTGAGGGCGGAACTCAGCGCGCCGATGTTCTTGAAGTTCGTCTGACCGAGCAGGACTCCGTTGCCGTCGCCGACTGACGTGCCGCCCTGTAGCTCGATGCCGAGTTCACGGGCTTTGTTGAGCGAGATCTCGAAGATGATCGCCTCGACGAGCACCTGCGGTCGCGCCACGTCGAGCTGCTGGATCACGCCGCGCAGCGTGTCGTAGTCCTGCGGTGCCGCCGCGATGACGAGCGAGTTGGTCGCCGGGTCGGCAGTGACCCGTACATCGCCCTCCAGCTCGAACGGTCCGCCGCCAGTGCCCGCGCTGCTCGCGCCCTGGCCGCGCCCGCCTGCGGACGGAGGCGTACGGCCTCCGAGTCCGCCGAGACTGCCGGCGTTGCGGCCGCCGATTGTGCTGCGACCGAACGGCTGTGAGCTCGAGTCGTTGCCGAACCGCCCGCCGCCCTGAGTGACCGAACGGCCGGGAAGGGACTGACGCACCGGAGTGTTCACCGAAATGCCGAGCAGGTCGGCCAGGACCTGAACGAGCTCGGACGCATCTGCGTGGCGAAGCGCGTAGACCTGAATCCGGCCGGAGCCGCGCGGAAGCGGTACGTCCAGCTTGTCGATCAACGCGCGCACCTGCCGGATCTGGAAGGGGCTGCCGATCACGACAATCGAGTTCGATCGCTCTTCGGGGACGATCTTCAATGCGGCTTTCTTCCCCGCGGTCGAGGACCTGCGATTTCCGGAGGCGACGTTGGTCACGGCCGACGTTCCGCTGCGGCGCGGTTTCGTCGTGGCCACGTCCTCCTCGACGGCGTCGAGCAGGATGCTCGCTAGCTCACCGGAGAATGCGTAGTGCAACGGAATGACTTCGACCGTGCGCTCCTGCCCGGGGACGTCGAGCTGCTGGATGATGTTCATGAGCCGGGAGATGTTCGACCCGGTGTCGATGACGATGAGCGAGTTGGTGGGCGCGTACGCGCTGATCAGCCCTTCGCGCGAGACGAGGGGCTGAAGGAGGGCCGCAGCTGCGTCGGCCGCGATGTGGAGGAGCGGAACGATCTGCGTGACGAAGATGTCGTTGCCCTCGCCGTCGTCGGCCAGAGGCAGGTGGGTCGCTTTCGCGTCCTTGATCGGGATGATCTTGGTTATGGGCCCGGAGGCGACGAGCGTGAAGCCCTTCACCTGCAGGACGGATTGGAAGACCTGATAGGCCTCCTTCACCGTGATCTCCTTGGGGGACACCACCGAGACCCGCCCCTGGACCTTCTCGTCCATGAGGAAGTTCCGCCCGGTGATCTCACTGATGAACTTCACGAGCGTGGGCAGCTCGACGTCCTGGAAGTCCATCAGGACGAGCTCGTCGGGCCCGAGCGCATGAGGAGCGCCGTCGCCGGGCGAGGCCGCATCGGCCTGCGCCGCAGAGACGGTCGGCAGGAGGCCGGAGAGTAGAACCGCCAGGACGGCAACTACCGAATTTCGTACGAAAGCGTCCGTGGCTCCCCCCCCCTCAACACATCGACGGTAAGTCGATTCTCCCCCTTCAACTCCCCGAACAAGCCCATGGCCCGCGTCGGGTCCGTTAGCTCCGTACCATTGATGCGTTGTACCACATCGTTGTTGCGAAGCCCGAGTTGCTGAAACAGGCTGCCGCGACGGATCGCAAAGACCCGGAAGCCCTGGGTGTTGCCGTCCTTCATGCTCGGCACCGCGCGCATCTGGGTGAAGAGCGTCGAGAGATTGTCGAGCTGGTGGTCGACCTCGGCCCGCCCGATCATGAACCGGTCGTCTCCGAGCTTCCGCACCTTGGACTCGGCGGCCTTCTTCGAGGCGGACGATCCCGCCCGGGTGCGGGTCTTGTTGGCCGAGGCACTGACGCCCAGGTCCGGCGGGACGGTGAGAACCTCTTCCTTCGCTCCCCGTTGGAGCACGATCCGCCGCCAGCCGACCTCGACGACTTCGGCGCCGTCCAGCCCGTCGCCGAGGCGGACCAGCTTCTGCTCCTTGGCCTTTTGGTCTTCGACGATCCCGAAGCGGAAGTCGCCGGCACCACCGGTTCCGAGCAGCTTCAGGTCGGCGGGGCCCGCCTGGGCCTGGGTGGTGCGCCGACGGTTGGGCTCCTCGTCCCGGACGGCCGCGAAGAGGTCTCTGCGGGCGATCGGGAGATACGCCGACAGTGGATCTGTCTTCGCCTCGCGCGTAGGCGCCGAGGCGGAAGCGCCGCGCTCTATCCCGGCGCGACTCAGGCGCCCCCGTACCACGCTGGAAATCGCAGTCGCGACGAACAGGGCCGCCAGCCCGAGAAGGAGCAGACGGCCAGCGACCCAGTAGGGCCGAGCGATCCGCGTGATCACGTCCGTACCATGAACTATCCGATTCTCGCAGACCTGCAAGTAATCGGCTCGTATCACCGCGGGGCGGGACTTCTGGGGGAGGCTCGCGTTGACGGGGCACGGATTGGACGGTTACTGTGGGCTGATACCCGCGGGCCTGATGGTGAGGATGCCCGCTCGAGCCGAGTCCCCGTGAGCGAAGACGATCTGACCGCGACCCGGCGAGCCAAACTTGCGACCCTGCGCGCATCCGGCTTCGCGTACCCCAACGATTTCAGGCCCGAGAACCGTGCCGGCGAAATCCTGGCCACGCACGCGGATCACGACAGGGAGGCCCTCGAAGGCCTGGGCCGTGAGGTCGTGGTTGCGGGCCGGGTCATGGCCAAGCGGAGCTTCGGCAAGGCCGCCTTCGCGGTCATCGAGGACGAGACCGGTCGCGTCCAGGCGTACCTCAAGAAGGACAAGCTCGACGAGGAGACGTTCGCGCTCGTGAAGTCCCTCGATCTGGGTGACCGCATCGGCGTCCGGGGCACGGTCTTTCGGACCCGGACCGACGAGATCACGATCGCCGCCACTGAGATGCACCTTCTGGTGAAGTGCCTTCATCCGCTGCCCGAGAAGTGGCATGGCCTGACCGACGTCGAGATCCGCTACCGGCAGCGCTACCTCGACCTGCTGAACAACGCCGAGGTGCGCGAGTCGTTCCAGAAGCGCGCGAAGATCCTCTCGGGGATGCGCGACTTCCTGACAAAGCGCGACTACCTCGAAGTCGAGACCCCGATCCTGCAGGCCATCGCGGGCGGCGCCGCGGCCAAGCCCTTTCGCACACAGCACAACGCGTTGGATCTCTCGCTCCAGCTTCGGATCGCTCCGGAACTCTACCTGAAGCGACTCCTCGTCGGGGGCTTCGAGCGCGTCTTCGAGATCGGGCGAAACTTTCGGAACGAAGGGCTGTCGACGCGTCACAATCCCGAGTTCACGATGCTCGAGTTCTACCAGTCGTACGCGAGCGTCGACGATCTGTTGCCGCTCGTCGAAGAGATGATCGTCGGGCTGGCGGAATCGCTGCACGGTGGAACGAAGATCACGTACGGCGAGCAGGAGATCGATCTCGGCCAGCCGTGGAACCGTCTTTCGCTCGTCGGAGCCACCGCCGAGCGCGTGGGCTGTGCGCCCGAGGATCTTCGCTCCGACGCCAAGGCAGCCGAGATCGCGAAGAAGCACGGCGTCCAGCCGCCGCCCGGAGCCGGTGCCGGCAAGATTACGACGGAGCTCTTCGAGCACCTCTTCGAGCCGGAGCTCGTGCAGCCGACCTTCGTGATCGACTTTCCACGCGAGGTGTCGCCGCTCGCGCGTCCGCGCGACGGAGATCCGTTCCTGGTGGACCGGTTCGAGCTCTACGCCGCGGGTCGTGAGATGGCGAACGGGTTCTCCGAGCTCAACGACCCGGATGACCAGCGGGAACGGTTTGCAGCGCAGGTCGCCAGTCGCGCGCACGGCGACGAAGAAGCACACCCGATGGACGAGGACTACATCACGGCTCTAGAGTACGGCATGCCGCCCGCCGCCGGTTGCGGTGTCGGTATCGACCGGCTGGTCATGTTGCTCTGCAACCTCCCGTCGATTCGCGACGCGATCCTCTTCCCGCTTCTGAGGCCTCAATGAGGTCCTGGTGGGGCTCTTGGGAGCTCTCGGTCGGGATGCGCTACCTCCGCGCCCGGCGCCGCGAAGCCTTCGTTTCGCTCATCGCGCTGATCGCCGGGGCGGGCGTTGCCATCGGCGTGATGACCTTGTGCATCGTCCTCGCGGTCATGACGGGCTTCGAGGAGGATCTGCGCGAGCGAATCCTCGGTTTCAATCCGCAGATCGTCGTGTTGAGCCACGGCGGTACGTTGCGAAAAGCTGCCGAGGCCGAGCAGGCGGTTGCGGGAACGGTTGGCGTCGCGAAGGCGGCACCGTTCGTTTACGGCCAGGCGATGGTGAGCAGCGCTGATGCGGTCTCCGGCGCGGTCGTGCGAGGAGTCGAGCCTGCTCGGATCGACGACGTCGTCGAAGTGCGTCGTCACATCAAGCGCGGCTCGGCCGACGATCTCGGCAAGCCCATGCCGATCGAGCGATTCGTCGATGGCGAGTTGGAACGATTCAGCGTGCCGCAGGTGTTGCTCGGATTCGAACTCGCGAAGACTCTCGGTGTAGACGTCGGCGACTGGATCAACCTGATGTCGCCGCTCGGTACGCCATCCGCGGTCGGGATGGTTCCGCGGGTGAAGCGTTATGCCGTCGGTGGCGTGTTCGACTCCGGGATGTACGACTACGATTCGACGATCCTCTATATGGCGATCGGTGACGCGCAGCGCTTTTTCAAGATGGAAGACACTGTCAGCGGCATCGAGGTGCGCCTCGACGACCTGAACGCCGCGCGCGAGGTTTCAGGCCAGATCGAGGAGCGGCTCGGCTATCCGTACTACGCGCGCGACTGGATGGAGGTGAACCGAAACCTCTTCGTCGCCTTCAAGCTCGAGAAGTTCATCCAGTTCGTCGTCCTGCTTCTGATCGTCCTGGTGGCGGCGTTCAACATCGCCGCGACCCTGATCATGGTCGTCATGGAGCGGCGCAAGGACATCGCGATCCTGAAGTCCATGGGGGCGTCGAATCAGGCCGTCGGCCGGATCTTCATCTTTAAGGGCGCCCTGATCGGCGTGACGGGGACGCTCATCGGCATCCTCGGAGGACTCGGCGGGTCGCTCCTCTTGCGGCGCTACCAGTTCATCGAGTTGCCCAAGGACGTCTTCTACGTGAATACGGTTCCGGTCCGGCTCGAGCCCGAGAACTTCCTCCTGGTGGCGGGCGCCTCGATCCTGATCTGCATCCTCGCCACCATCTACCCGGCCAGGCAGGCGGCCCGCCTCGCACCCGTCGAAGTGATCCGCTACGAGTGAGGCCGGCAAGTGGGGTGGGGCAACGAGCGCACATCGAGGCCAGTGGAGTGGCCAAGGAATTCGTCGACGGACCGCGATCCGTGCGCGTGCTTTCCGAAATCAGCCTCTCGGTCGAGCGGGGTGAGACGGTCTCGATCGTCGGGGAATCCGGCGTGGGGAAGAGCACTCTCCTGCACATCCTGGGCGGGCTCGAGCGCCCGAGCAGCGGGGCCGTACGGGTCGGCGAAGTCGACCTGTCCGAGCAGAGCGAGAAGGAGCTCGCCCGCTTTCGGAACGAGTCGATCGGCTTCGTGTTCCAATTCCATCACCTCATGCCGGACTTCACCGCCCTCGAGAACGTCATGATGCCGAGTCTGATCGCCGGAGAGCATCCCAGGGAGGCGCGAGGGCCCGCCGAGGCCATTCTCGAGCGCGTCGGTCTGGCCGACCGCCTCGATCACCGCCCCGGGGAGCTGAGCGGAGGCGAACAGCAGCGTGTTGCCGTCGCACGAGCGGTCGTCCGTCACCCGGACCTCGTTCTGGCCGACGAGCCGACCGGCAATCTCGATCCGGACACGGCCAGCGACATCGAGCGGCTCCTCGTCGAATTGAACGGAGAAGTCGGAACCACTTGCGTGGTCGTCACTCACAGTGACCGGCTCGCCGGCGCCATGGATCGCCGGCTGCGCCTCACGCACGGTCACATCGAGACAGCATGAAGACGCGAAGGTCTCTCACGGTTCTGGGCGTGGTCCTCGTGCTCTGTCTCGGACTCCTGGCCTTCGCCGGCGAGGCGGCGGCGCAGGCGTTCCCGCGCGTCAAATCCATCACGATTGCGGACAACACCCGGGTTGATGAACACGCGATTCGCGTTCACATCGCATCCAAGGCCGGTGTGCCGATCAATCTCCCGCAGCTCGATGCGGACCTGCGCTCCGTCTACGGGATGGGCTTCTTCGACGACGTCCAGATCGAGGTCGAGCAGACACCGGGTGCGAATCAGGTCGACGTGATCTTCCGGGTCGTCGAGCGCCCGCTCATTCGCGACGTCACGATCAACGGCGACAGCGAGGTCAAGGAAGAGGAGCTCGAGGAAGCTCTCGGCGTCCGGGGTCGTACGATCTATGACCCCGAGAAGGTGCGCCGCGGCGTCGAGCAGGCGCGCGGGCTCTTCGAGAAGGAAGGCTACCTCGACGTCACGATCACGCCCGAGGTGCAGCCGACCGGCACCGGTGACGTCGATCTCGTCTACCAGATCGAGCAGGGCGAGGCGATTCGCGTCGGCGAGATCCTCTTCGAAGGCAACGAGAATTTCTCGGACCGCGAGCTGAAGGCGATCATGGCCACGAAAGAGGCTTGGTTCCTCTCGTGGATCTTCGATTCGGGCACGCTCAATCGTGAAGACCTGAAGACCGACATGGAGCGCGTCACCGCGTTCTACTTCGATCATGGGTACGTCAACGTGAAGCTGGGGAAGCCCGAGGTCACGCGTGACGGTAACGAACTCATCATTACGACGAAGGTCGAAGAGGGCGAGCCGTACGACTTCGGCGAGATCCGCTTCGCGGGCGACTATCAGGAAGACATTCTCACCGTCGAGAACCTCCAGAAGTCGATCGAGGCGCAGCAGGGAGACGTCTTCCGTTCGAGCCTCCTGCGCACTGACGTCGAGCGGCTCACCGACATCTACGGAGATCTCGGGTACGCGTTCACCAACGTCGAGCCCGAAACGCTGATTCGACCCGACGAAAAGAAGGTCGACGTGACCTTCCGCGTGAGCAAGGGCGCACCCGTCTCGATCGGCAAGATCGAGATCACGGGAAACACCAAGACCCGCGACAAGGTCCTCCGTCGCGAGATGAAGATCAACGAGCAGGAGAAGTTCTCCGCGACGAATCTTCGTCGTAGCCGCGATGCGCTGCAGCGGCTGGGGTTCTTCTCCGAGGTGAACGTCACCACGCGAAAGGCCAACGCTCCTGACCAGATCAACGTGCTCGTCGATCTGAAAGAGGGATCGACCGGGTCGTTTAGCGCGGGCGCCGGCTTCAGTTCGGCCGACAGCTTCTTGTTTAACGTGCGTGTGTCGGAGAACAACTTCCTCGGTCGGGGTCTGCGCGTCGTCGCAAACGCCGACATCGGTTCGGTGCGCAGAAACATCTTCCTGTCGGCGACCGATCCCTACTTCCTTGACACGAACCTCCTGATGACGGGCACGCTGTTCACCGCACAGCTGCAGTTCCCCGACTTCACGCGTGAGGCCCTGGGCCTCTCGATTCGAGCCCTCTATCCGTTTGAAGCGCTCGACATCGACCGCGTGCAGCTGCTGCCCTGGACGCCGCCGATCTCCCTCCAGGACACGCGCTTCGGCGTCGAGTACCGGCTCGAGAGGGCGAAGATCTCCGACATCGCGCCGGATGCGCCGCCGAGCATCTTCGCGGCCGAGGGGAGCACCTTCATCTCCTCGATCGCGCCCGGCATCCTGCGCAACACGCTGAACCACGCCTTCGACCCGACCGACGGGTCCTACCAGGACTTCTCGTTCGAATTCGCCGGCCTCGGGGGCGAGACCCGGTTCTTGAAGTTCTCCGGCCGCGGTCGTTGGTTCGTGCCGATCTACAGGATCCCCGGGATCGGCCCGCTCGTGTTCTCGTCCGGTGGGCGGGTCGCTTGGGGACTCGGCGAAGAGGGGATCTCCGGCAAGGAGATTCCGCTCATCGATCGCTACTTCCCAGGTGGCATCAATACCGTCCGCGGCTACGAAATTCGGTCCCTGGGACCGCGTGAGAGCACCTTCAGCCCGCAAGGGGCGGAGATCAACAACCAGCCCGTCGGTGGTACGAACCAGCTGATCGTCCAGACCGAGGTCATCTTCCCGCTTTTCCAGGAAGTGGGCCTGCGGGGCGTAGCATTCTTCGATCTGGGCAATGCCTGGCTCCAGGAAGACGGCATCGACGTCGGGAACTTGCGCTATTCGACAGGGCTCGGCATTCGTTGGCTCTCGCCCTTTGGACCGTTACGGATCGAGTTCGGCGTCCCGCTGAACCCGAAAGAGAACGAAGAGAAGCAGCCGATCCAATTCTCGTTCGGCGCTCCCCTTTGAGTTGCCCGCACCCCAAAGTGGCGCGTGGAGGAGTTATGAGCATGCGAGCATTGAAATGGATCGTCCCTGTCGTCGCTTTGGCCCTCACGTGGGCGGCGCCGGCGCTTGCCGAAGACGCCGCGACGTCGGTTCGAATCGGCTACGTCGACCTTCAGAAGGCCCTGATGGAGTCCAAGGCCGGCAAGAAGGCAAAGGCTGATTTCAAGGTGCGGGTCGACAAGCTGGAGAAGCGCCTGCAGGGGAAGAAGACCGAGCTCGAGAAGATGAAGGAAGATCTCGAGCGCCGGGCCGTCGTGATGCGCGAGGAAGAGCGCCGGAAGCTCGCAGATGAGTTCGAGCGCAAGCGTCTCGATCTGAAGCTCGACTTCGAGGACTCGCAGGCGGAGCTCCAGAAGAAGGATCAGGAGCTGACGGGTACGATCGTCACGAGCCTTCAGGCGATCATCAAGGAGATCGGCGACTCGAAGGGTTACACGCTGATCCTCGAGTTGGGGTCGAGCCCGGTACTGTACTTCAAGTCGTCCGACGACATCACTGCCGAGGTCCTCAAGAAGTTCGACGCCCGCTCGTAACGAGGGGACGAGCAGAGCCTCCATGCTGTCGGGACGAGACATCTCGCGGCTCTTGCCGCATCGGTACCCGTTCCTACTCGTCGACCGCGTAGTCGAGTTCGAGGCGGACCGCCGCATCGTCGCGGTGAAGAACGTGACGCTCAACGAGCCGCACTTCAGCGGGCACTTCCCGGACCGTCCGATCATGCCGGGGGTCCTGTTGTGCGAGGCGATGGCGCAGGCGGGCGGGTTGCTCGTTCAGGGCACGCACCGAGGTGGCCTGTCCGTCGACATGGATGACGACGGCGAGGGCTTGTTCCTCGTGCTGACCGGGCTCGACAATGTGAAGTTTCGCCGGCAGGTGCTCCCCGGGGATCAGGTTCAGCTCGAGGTCACTCTTCAGCGCAAGCATCGCCCGCTGTGGAAGATGCGGGGGGTGGCGTCCGTCGATGGGCAAGTCGTCGCGCAGGCCGACCTTTCCGCCGTCGAAGTCGAGTCCGAGGCGGCGGCGGGCGAGCCCGTTGCGCCTGCACCGCGCACTCAGATTCATTCGACGGCCATCGTTTCGGTGGGTGCCGAGCTCGAGGCGGGCGTTGAGGTGGGGCCGCAGGCGTTCATCGGGCCGCGGGTGCGCATCGGTCGTGGAACGAAGGTGCAGCATCACGCGCACATCGACGGCTGCACCACCTTGGGCGTCCACAACCAGGTCTTCCCGTACGCGGTTGTGGGGTCGGTTCCCCAGGACATGAAGTACGCCGGCGAAGACAGCCGTCTGACCATCGGCGACCGCAATCGGATCCGAGAGTTCGCAACCTTGTCTCTGGGCACCGAGGGGGGCGGTATGGAGACGACGATCGGCGACGACAATCTCTTCATGAACTACAGCCACGTGGGGCACGACTGTCACATCGGGAGTCACGCGATTCTCGTGAACTCGTCAGCCCTCGCCGGGCACATCGACATCGGTGATTTCGCGATCGTGTCCGGGCTCTCGGCAATCGCACAGTTCGTGCGGGTGGGCGAGTCCGCGTTCATCGGCGGTGGCTCGATGGTGGTGATGGACGTCCCGCCTTACTGTATGGCGAACGGCAACCGGGCCGAGTTGAAGGGCCTGAACCAGGTCGGTCTCGAGCGACGCGGAATCACGGCCGATCAGGTCCGCGAGTTGAAGCGTGCCTACAAGTTGCTGTTCTCCTCCAAGATGCGAGTCGCGGAGGCCGTCAAGGCGGTGCACAAGGAACTTGCGGACTCGGCTCCCGCGAAGGCCATGGCGGAGTTCGTCGCCGCGAGCGAGCGTGGCGTGACCCGGCCCTGAGCCGAGCCGCCTGAGGAGTTCTAGTGGAACGGACGGGTGGATCTCCCGAACCGTTGGGTCTGATCGCAGGCAACGGAATTTTCCCGCAACTGGTCGCGGCCGGTGCCCGCGACGCCGGGGTCCCGGTGGTCGCGGTGGCGCACCACGGGGAGACGGAAGACGGGCTCGAGGCCGTGGTGCAGGAATGCACGTGGGTGCGCGTCGGCGAGCTCGGGAAGATCATCAAGGTCTTCAAAAAGGCCGGTTGCACGCGTGCCGTCATGGCCGGAGGCCTGGCCAAGGTGAAGCTCCTGGGCGGCGTGCGTCCCGATTTTCGGGGCGCGGCGTTCCTCGCGAAGACGCGGAGCGTTCACGACGACAAGCTCCTGCGCGGGATCGCCGCAGAGTTGGAAGCGGACGGGATCACGGTGATCCCGTCGACCGAGTATCTTCCGGAGCTGCTTCCGCCGCCGGGCGTTCTCACGCGCAAGAAGCCCCGTCGGAAGGAGCGCGAAGACATCGCGTTCGGTCGGCAGGTCGCGAAAGTCACCGGGGGGTTCGAGATCGGCCAGACGGTCGTGGTTCGCAACGGGCTCGTCCTCGCCATCGAAGCCGTCGAGGGAACCGATGCGGCCGTCCGCCGCGGCGGCGAGTTGGGTCGCGGCGGCGCCGTCGTGGTGAAGGCGAGCAAGCCCGGGCAGGACCTGCGATTCGACGTGCCGGCGGTCGGACCCAATACGATCGAACTGATGAACGAGGTCGGTGCGAAGGTATTGGCCGTCGAGGCCGGGCGCACGCTCTTACTCGAGCGCGACAAGTTGATCGCCAAAGCCGACGCCGCTGGTATCGTCGTGGTGGCATTTGATCCGGAGGAAGACACATGAACGGGTCGGGTGGACTTCGTGCGGCAGTGGTCGGTGCGGGCTACCTCGGGACGTTTCACGCCGAGAAGTATGCGGCGCTGGAAGACTGCGAACTCGTCGGCGTCGCCGACATCGATCTCGGGCGCGCGACGGCGTTGGCGGACCGGCTCGGTTGTCGCGCCGTTCAGGACATCGGCGAACTCATCGGCGAGATCGACTGCGCGAGTGTAGTGGTCCCGACGACGCACCACGAGAGCATCGCCACGCGGCTGCTGAAAGCTGGTGTTGATTGCCTCGTCGAGAAGCCGCTCGCGACGAACACCGAGCAGGCGGCGAACCTCGTCGCGCTGGCGAATGCGCTGGGGCGGATTCTCCAGGTCGGCCATCTCGAGCGCTTCAATCCGGCGCTGACTCGGCTGGCGAGTGAGATCACGGCGCCGCGCTTCCTGGAGTGCCATCGGCTCGCGCCGTTCACCGAGCGCGGTGCGGACGTCGACGTCGTCCGTGACCTGATGATCCACGACCTCGACCTCGTGCGCTTGCTCGTGCCGCACGAGATCACGTCGCTGGAAGCCGTGGGCGTGCCCGTCGTCACGAACAAACCCGACATCGCGAACGTCCGCCTCCGCTTCGACGGCGGCGGAATCGCGAACATCACGGCGAGCCGCGTTTCTCTCAAGCGCGAGCGGAAGCTGCGCCTCTTTCAGACGGACACCTACCTCACGATCGATCTCGGCGAGCGTTCGGTTCGAATTGCCCGCCGAACGCCGGGCACGACCGGCGTTGCCGGCGTCAAGTGGGAGCAGATCGACCTCGCCGAGGCGGATGCGCTCGATGCGGAGATTCGCGCGTTCGTCGCGTCGGTTCGAACCCGTTCGCGGCCGGCCGTAACCGGGGAAGACGGGCTCGCGGCCCTCGAGCTGTGCGAGAGAATCCTCGCCGTGATGGAGTCCGAGTGAGCGCGCGCGTTCTGCTGGTCGCCGGGGAAGCCTCCGGAGACCTGCGCGGCGCAGAGTTGGTTCGCGAGCTTCGGGCGCTCGTGCCCGAGGTCGAGGTCTCCGGTGTCGGCGGCGAGCGTCTGCGGGCAGCAGGGATGCACATCACCGTTCCCGCCTCCGACCTCTCGATCATGGGCTTCACCGAAGTCACCTCGCGCGCCGCGACGATCGTGCGCTCCTATCGACGGCTCCGCGACGAGATTCTCGGGCGAGGGCCGTCCGGTCGGAAGCCCGACCTGGTGGTCCTGATCGATTTTCCGGATTTCAATCTGCGGCTCGCCGCGGTGGCGAAGCGCGTGGGAGTTCCCGTCTTCTACTACGTGAGCCCGCAGGTCTGGGCGTGGCGGCGCTATCGCATCAAGACGCTCGCGCGCAGGGTGGATCGGCTCGCCGTCGTCTTCCCCTTTGAAGAAGAACTTTATCGCGGTCTCGCCGACGTCACCTTCGTGGGCCATCCGGCGCTCACTACGGTGCACTCCACCCGGTCTCGTGAGGAGACGCGAGAGGTTCTGGGCGTCGAGGACGGCAAGCAGCTCGTCGCGATCCTGCCGGGGAGCCGCCAGGCGGAGGTGCGAGAACTGCTTCCGCCGATGCGCGGATCCCTCGAGCTCCTCTCGGCCCCGGTGCACGGTGTGGTGGCCCTCGCCGACGAGAGTCTGCGCACCACCGTCGAGGAGCTGGCGCCGGACCTGCCCCGAGTCGTGGATGAGACCTACGATCTCGTGGCAGCCGCCGATCTTGTCCTCGTGGCTTCGGGGAGTGCGTCTCTCGAGACGGCTCTCCTCGGGCGGCCCATGGTGATTTGCTACCGGCTGTCGGGCTTCAGCTATGCGGTCGCTCGTGCGTTGGTCCGGGTCC belongs to Candidatus Binatia bacterium and includes:
- the gspD gene encoding type II secretion system secretin GspD, with amino-acid sequence MDFQDVELPTLVKFISEITGRNFLMDEKVQGRVSVVSPKEITVKEAYQVFQSVLQVKGFTLVASGPITKIIPIKDAKATHLPLADDGEGNDIFVTQIVPLLHIAADAAAALLQPLVSREGLISAYAPTNSLIVIDTGSNISRLMNIIQQLDVPGQERTVEVIPLHYAFSGELASILLDAVEEDVATTKPRRSGTSAVTNVASGNRRSSTAGKKAALKIVPEERSNSIVVIGSPFQIRQVRALIDKLDVPLPRGSGRIQVYALRHADASELVQVLADLLGISVNTPVRQSLPGRSVTQGGGRFGNDSSSQPFGRSTIGGRNAGSLGGLGGRTPPSAGGRGQGASSAGTGGGPFELEGDVRVTADPATNSLVIAAAPQDYDTLRGVIQQLDVARPQVLVEAIIFEISLNKARELGIELQGGTSVGDGNGVLLGQTNFKNIGALSSALTTGNTAALGAVPGLLGALVSQQVIQLPDGTEVPAGIAMISALEGNSDINVLSSPNILTSDNEEAEIVVGQNVPFVSSRSTNETNLANTFSQIDRRDVGITLRITPQITQGDSVRLFVFQEVSALVPTSEAQVLQLGPTTSLRSTTTTVVVEDGESVAIGGLISDRWTDTQQGVPYLSDIPVLGQLFKFETKTKEKVNLIILLTPRVIQNQKEMRVVADESRLRFRDAVQGREGRFGGTLGSLVPNRLRSLPAEEGGVLLPPVDLGAASREY
- the gspC gene encoding type II secretion system protein GspC, whose product is MITRIARPYWVAGRLLLLGLAALFVATAISSVVRGRLSRAGIERGASASAPTREAKTDPLSAYLPIARRDLFAAVRDEEPNRRRTTQAQAGPADLKLLGTGGAGDFRFGIVEDQKAKEQKLVRLGDGLDGAEVVEVGWRRIVLQRGAKEEVLTVPPDLGVSASANKTRTRAGSSASKKAAESKVRKLGDDRFMIGRAEVDHQLDNLSTLFTQMRAVPSMKDGNTQGFRVFAIRRGSLFQQLGLRNNDVVQRINGTELTDPTRAMGLFGELKGENRLTVDVLRGGEPRTLSYEIR
- the lysS gene encoding lysine--tRNA ligase — its product is MSEDDLTATRRAKLATLRASGFAYPNDFRPENRAGEILATHADHDREALEGLGREVVVAGRVMAKRSFGKAAFAVIEDETGRVQAYLKKDKLDEETFALVKSLDLGDRIGVRGTVFRTRTDEITIAATEMHLLVKCLHPLPEKWHGLTDVEIRYRQRYLDLLNNAEVRESFQKRAKILSGMRDFLTKRDYLEVETPILQAIAGGAAAKPFRTQHNALDLSLQLRIAPELYLKRLLVGGFERVFEIGRNFRNEGLSTRHNPEFTMLEFYQSYASVDDLLPLVEEMIVGLAESLHGGTKITYGEQEIDLGQPWNRLSLVGATAERVGCAPEDLRSDAKAAEIAKKHGVQPPPGAGAGKITTELFEHLFEPELVQPTFVIDFPREVSPLARPRDGDPFLVDRFELYAAGREMANGFSELNDPDDQRERFAAQVASRAHGDEEAHPMDEDYITALEYGMPPAAGCGVGIDRLVMLLCNLPSIRDAILFPLLRPQ
- a CDS encoding lipoprotein-releasing ABC transporter permease subunit, whose product is MRSWWGSWELSVGMRYLRARRREAFVSLIALIAGAGVAIGVMTLCIVLAVMTGFEEDLRERILGFNPQIVVLSHGGTLRKAAEAEQAVAGTVGVAKAAPFVYGQAMVSSADAVSGAVVRGVEPARIDDVVEVRRHIKRGSADDLGKPMPIERFVDGELERFSVPQVLLGFELAKTLGVDVGDWINLMSPLGTPSAVGMVPRVKRYAVGGVFDSGMYDYDSTILYMAIGDAQRFFKMEDTVSGIEVRLDDLNAAREVSGQIEERLGYPYYARDWMEVNRNLFVAFKLEKFIQFVVLLLIVLVAAFNIAATLIMVVMERRKDIAILKSMGASNQAVGRIFIFKGALIGVTGTLIGILGGLGGSLLLRRYQFIELPKDVFYVNTVPVRLEPENFLLVAGASILICILATIYPARQAARLAPVEVIRYE
- a CDS encoding ABC transporter ATP-binding protein, with amino-acid sequence MAKEFVDGPRSVRVLSEISLSVERGETVSIVGESGVGKSTLLHILGGLERPSSGAVRVGEVDLSEQSEKELARFRNESIGFVFQFHHLMPDFTALENVMMPSLIAGEHPREARGPAEAILERVGLADRLDHRPGELSGGEQQRVAVARAVVRHPDLVLADEPTGNLDPDTASDIERLLVELNGEVGTTCVVVTHSDRLAGAMDRRLRLTHGHIETA